A single window of Helicobacter pylori NCTC 11637 = CCUG 17874 = ATCC 43504 = JCM 12093 DNA harbors:
- the cheZ gene encoding protein phosphatase CheZ produces MTQEELDALMNGGDLENLEALETKEGAKEKEEAKEESSSQKMTVKKEDAEKYGKISPNEWPPPPPTEEHKVVHQLDDVTRDSEVKATQIFDQLDLIGASAEKIAKMVKKIQEPLQKHQEIFDNLHAHFPHVESFKTALNEQQEILNALKSIEEEAANCSDSSMQAMDIMQFQDIHRQKIERVVNVMRALSQYMNSLFEGKIDDSKRVSSATFITGDDDKDLASADDIEALIASFGAK; encoded by the coding sequence ATGACACAAGAAGAATTAGACGCTTTGATGAATGGTGGCGATTTAGAAAACTTGGAAGCCCTAGAAACTAAAGAGGGAGCTAAAGAGAAAGAAGAGGCTAAAGAAGAAAGCTCTAGCCAAAAAATGACCGTCAAAAAAGAAGACGCTGAAAAATACGGCAAGATTAGCCCTAATGAATGGCCTCCCCCTCCCCCCACTGAAGAGCATAAAGTCGTGCATCAATTAGATGATGTTACAAGAGATTCTGAAGTGAAAGCCACGCAAATTTTTGATCAATTGGATTTGATCGGAGCTAGCGCTGAAAAAATCGCTAAAATGGTTAAAAAAATCCAAGAACCTTTGCAAAAACACCAGGAAATTTTTGACAATTTGCATGCGCATTTCCCCCATGTGGAATCTTTTAAAACCGCGCTCAACGAGCAACAAGAAATCCTAAACGCCCTTAAAAGCATTGAAGAAGAAGCCGCTAATTGCTCTGATAGCTCCATGCAAGCGATGGATATTATGCAGTTTCAAGACATCCACCGCCAAAAAATTGAACGAGTGGTCAATGTCATGCGAGCGCTCAGCCAATACATGAATTCGCTTTTTGAAGGCAAAATTGATGATTCCAAGCGCGTGAGTTCAGCGACTTTTATCACCGGCGATGACGATAAAGATTTAGCCAGCGCTGATGATATTGAAGCCTTGATCGCTTCTTTTGGAGCCAAGTAG
- the prfB gene encoding peptide chain release factor 2 produces MDNYTYSELLKSLQNKCDNIALIIKPEKIKQELERIEKEQEDPNFWQDVLKARDTNKEKVRLNRLLETYQKTKNSLDESTELFELAQNDNDEVTLSLLYEEAPTLEHSVQKVEIEIMLSGENDASNAIITIQPGAGGTESQDWASILYRMYLRWAERRGFKSEILDYQDGEEAGIKGVAFIIKGENAYGYLKNESGVHRLVRISPFDTNAKRHTSFASVQISPELDDDIDIEIDEKDVRYDYYRASGAGGQHVNKTESAVRITHFPTGIVVQCQNDRSQHKNKASALKMLKSKLYELELEKQQSNAKNEEKSEIGWGHQIRSYVLAPYQQVKDARSNTAYSNVEAILDGDIDAILEGVLIAKA; encoded by the coding sequence GTGGATAACTACACCTATAGCGAATTGTTAAAAAGCTTGCAAAACAAATGCGATAATATCGCTTTAATCATCAAGCCTGAAAAGATCAAACAAGAATTAGAACGCATTGAAAAAGAACAAGAAGACCCTAATTTTTGGCAAGATGTCTTAAAAGCCAGGGACACCAATAAAGAAAAAGTGCGCTTAAACCGCTTGCTAGAAACCTATCAAAAAACCAAAAACTCTTTAGATGAAAGCACAGAATTGTTTGAACTCGCTCAAAACGATAACGATGAGGTTACTTTATCCTTGCTCTATGAAGAGGCTCCTACTTTAGAACACAGCGTCCAAAAAGTGGAAATTGAAATCATGTTAAGCGGTGAAAACGATGCCTCAAACGCTATTATCACCATTCAGCCTGGAGCGGGGGGGACGGAAAGCCAGGATTGGGCGAGTATTTTGTATCGCATGTATTTGAGATGGGCGGAAAGAAGGGGCTTTAAAAGCGAGATTTTAGATTATCAAGATGGCGAAGAAGCGGGCATTAAAGGGGTCGCCTTTATCATTAAGGGCGAAAACGCTTATGGCTATTTGAAAAACGAAAGCGGGGTGCATAGGCTTGTAAGGATTTCACCCTTTGATACGAACGCTAAACGGCACACGAGTTTTGCGAGCGTGCAAATTAGCCCTGAATTAGACGATGACATTGATATAGAAATTGATGAAAAAGATGTCCGTTACGATTATTATAGAGCCAGTGGGGCAGGCGGTCAGCATGTCAATAAAACAGAAAGCGCGGTTAGGATCACGCATTTCCCTACCGGTATTGTGGTGCAATGCCAAAACGACAGGAGCCAGCATAAAAACAAAGCGAGCGCGTTAAAAATGCTTAAATCCAAGCTTTATGAATTGGAATTAGAAAAGCAGCAAAGCAACGCCAAAAATGAAGAAAAAAGCGAGATTGGCTGGGGGCATCAAATCAGAAGTTATGTCCTAGCCCCCTACCAGCAAGTCAAAGACGCGCGCTCCAACACCGCTTATAGCAATGTGGAAGCGATACTAGACGGCGATATTGATGCGATTTTAGAGGGCGTTTTGATTGCTAAAGCTTAA
- a CDS encoding molybdopterin molybdotransferase MoeA has product MISFKEALKIHSSIPLKPLEIEIVSLFESTGRILAEDIVCIHALPKFNQSAMDGYGFKMRDLGQKTQVIQHIFAGDDVSALEVKENECVKIMTGAMVPKGIETIVPIECMLESHENFALAPKDFKINANIRQKGENASLNSVLVPKNTRLNYGHIALIASQGLKEIKAFRKLKIALFSSGDELVPLGQNALECQVYDVNSVGIFNMLKNYNTHFLGVLKDDKNLQLKILELQDYDVILSSAGVSVGDKDFFKDALKEKNALFYYEKVNLKPGKPVTLAQLNQSIIIGLPGNPLSCLVVLRVLILPLLERLSLNKDFKLKPFKAQINAPLKLKNKRTHLILGNYSNHQFIPYNNNRYESGAIQALAQVDSIALIDEGVGLVQGEIEILRFEN; this is encoded by the coding sequence ATGATTAGTTTTAAAGAAGCTCTAAAAATCCATTCTAGCATTCCCTTAAAACCCTTAGAAATAGAGATTGTCTCTTTGTTTGAAAGCACAGGGCGCATTTTAGCAGAGGATATTGTTTGCATTCACGCCTTGCCCAAATTCAATCAAAGCGCAATGGATGGCTATGGGTTTAAAATGCGAGACTTGGGCCAAAAAACTCAAGTCATCCAACACATTTTTGCCGGAGATGATGTGAGCGCTTTAGAAGTTAAAGAAAATGAATGCGTTAAAATCATGACTGGAGCGATGGTGCCAAAAGGAATAGAAACGATTGTCCCTATAGAATGCATGCTAGAAAGCCATGAAAATTTTGCCCTAGCTCCCAAAGATTTTAAAATAAACGCCAATATCCGTCAAAAGGGCGAAAACGCTTCTTTAAACAGCGTGTTAGTCCCTAAAAATACCCGTTTGAATTACGGGCATATCGCGCTCATTGCCTCTCAAGGGTTAAAAGAAATCAAAGCGTTTAGAAAATTAAAAATCGCTTTATTTAGCAGCGGCGATGAATTAGTGCCTTTAGGGCAGAACGCCCTAGAATGCCAAGTTTATGATGTTAATTCAGTGGGTATTTTTAACATGCTTAAAAACTACAACACGCATTTTCTAGGGGTTTTAAAAGATGACAAAAATTTACAGCTTAAAATACTTGAATTGCAAGACTATGATGTCATCCTTTCAAGCGCGGGGGTGAGCGTAGGGGATAAAGACTTTTTTAAAGACGCTTTGAAAGAAAAAAACGCCCTTTTTTATTATGAAAAAGTCAATCTCAAACCTGGAAAACCGGTAACTTTAGCCCAACTCAATCAAAGTATTATTATAGGCTTGCCGGGCAATCCTTTAAGTTGCTTAGTCGTTTTACGAGTTTTGATTCTACCCTTATTGGAGCGCCTATCCTTAAATAAAGATTTTAAACTAAAACCCTTTAAGGCTCAAATCAATGCCCCTTTAAAGCTTAAAAATAAACGGACGCATTTGATTTTAGGCAATTATTCAAACCACCAATTCATTCCTTACAACAACAACCGCTATGAATCAGGAGCGATTCAAGCCCTTGCACAAGTGGATTCTATCGCTTTAATTGATGAAGGAGTGGGATTGGTTCAGGGCGAAATTGAAATTTTAAGGTTTGAAAATTAA
- the fliR gene encoding flagellar biosynthetic protein FliR — MLDFLQELSTPHVRDFFLLFLRVSGVLSFFPFFENHLVPLSVRGALSLYVSAIFYPTLEFSNAAYTPEGFIIACLCELFLGVCASVFLQIVFASLVFATDSISFSMGLTMASAYDPISGSQKPIVGQALLLLAILILLDLSFHHQIILFVDHSLKAVPLGQFVFEPALAKNIVKAFSHLFVIGFSMAFPILCLVLLSDIIFGMIMKTHPQFNLLAIGFPVKIAIGFVGIILIASAIMGRFKEEISLAFSAISKIF, encoded by the coding sequence ATGTTAGATTTTCTCCAAGAGCTTAGCACCCCCCATGTTAGGGATTTTTTCTTGTTGTTTTTAAGGGTTAGCGGCGTGCTGTCTTTTTTCCCTTTTTTTGAAAACCATTTAGTGCCTTTGTCGGTGCGTGGGGCTTTGAGCTTGTATGTGAGCGCGATTTTTTACCCCACTTTAGAATTTTCAAACGCCGCTTACACGCCAGAGGGTTTTATCATTGCTTGCTTGTGCGAATTGTTTTTGGGGGTGTGCGCGTCTGTCTTTTTACAGATCGTCTTTGCAAGCTTAGTGTTTGCAACCGATAGCATCAGCTTTTCTATGGGGCTTACGATGGCGAGCGCATATGATCCTATTTCAGGATCGCAAAAACCCATTGTAGGGCAAGCCCTTTTGTTGTTAGCGATTTTAATTTTATTGGATTTATCGTTCCACCATCAAATCATTTTGTTTGTGGATCACAGCCTAAAAGCCGTCCCTTTAGGGCAATTTGTCTTTGAGCCAGCGTTGGCTAAAAACATTGTCAAAGCCTTTTCGCACCTCTTTGTCATAGGGTTTTCTATGGCGTTCCCTATTTTATGCTTGGTGTTATTGAGCGATATTATTTTTGGCATGATCATGAAAACCCACCCTCAGTTCAACCTGCTCGCTATTGGGTTTCCGGTTAAAATTGCTATCGGGTTTGTGGGCATTATTTTAATCGCTTCGGCTATCATGGGGCGTTTTAAAGAAGAAATCAGCCTAGCCTTTAGCGCCATTAGTAAAATCTTTTAA
- a CDS encoding EI24 domain-containing protein, whose product MVLSLFILKKSFNDFLSARMLLINLGPILLSLAFFGAVFYYNGGSIVGYCQTLLPQSLNDYSHSQGFFAGVFAWVFKALVYFLIFWIVILLSLVINIFASIFYTPLVVSYLHQKYYPHVVLEEFGSILFSIKYFLKALILMLVLLVLLTPFYFIPFIGVFGVFFSIIAHFLFFKNTMSLDIASMIFNYQSYQNLLKQHRLKHYRFSFFCYLFSLIPFFNFFATLLQTLMLTHYFFILKEKEC is encoded by the coding sequence ATGGTTTTGTCTTTATTTATCCTTAAAAAAAGCTTTAATGATTTTTTAAGCGCTAGAATGCTTTTAATCAATCTTGGTCCTATCCTTTTGAGTTTGGCGTTTTTTGGAGCTGTTTTTTACTATAATGGCGGGAGTATTGTGGGTTATTGCCAAACTTTATTACCGCAATCTTTGAATGACTATTCCCATTCTCAAGGCTTTTTTGCTGGTGTGTTCGCATGGGTTTTTAAAGCGTTAGTGTATTTTCTTATTTTTTGGATCGTGATTCTTTTGAGTTTAGTCATCAATATTTTTGCGTCCATTTTTTACACCCCTTTAGTGGTCTCTTATTTGCACCAAAAATATTATCCCCATGTCGTTTTAGAAGAATTTGGCTCTATTCTTTTTTCTATTAAATATTTTTTAAAAGCACTCATTCTTATGCTTGTATTGTTAGTGCTTTTAACGCCCTTTTATTTCATTCCCTTTATAGGGGTCTTTGGGGTCTTTTTTTCCATAATCGCGCATTTCCTTTTTTTCAAAAACACCATGAGTTTGGATATAGCCAGCATGATTTTTAATTATCAAAGTTATCAAAACCTACTCAAACAGCACCGATTGAAGCATTATCGTTTCTCGTTTTTTTGCTATCTTTTTTCCTTAATCCCTTTTTTTAATTTTTTTGCCACCTTGTTGCAAACCCTAATGCTAACGCACTACTTTTTTATCCTTAAAGAAAAAGAATGTTAG
- the cbf2 gene encoding peptidylprolyl isomerase CBF2, translating into MKKNILNLALVGALSASFLMAKPAHNANNATHNTKKTTDSSAGVLATVDGRPITKSDFDMIKQRNPNFDFDKLKEKEKEALIEQAIRTALVENEAKAEKLDQTPEFKAMMEAVKKQALVEFWAKKQAEEVKKVQIPEKEMQDFYNANKDQLFVKQEAHARHILVKTEDEAKRIISEIDKQPKAKKEAKFIELANRDTIDPNSKNAQNGGDLGKFQKNQMAPDFSKAAFALTPGDYTKTPVKTEFGYHIIYLISKDSPVTYTYEQAKPTIKGMLQEKLFQERMNQRIEELRKHAKIVINK; encoded by the coding sequence ATGAAAAAAAATATCTTAAATTTAGCGTTAGTGGGCGCGTTGAGTGCGTCGTTTTTGATGGCTAAGCCGGCTCATAACGCAAATAACGCTACGCATAACACAAAAAAAACGACTGATTCTTCAGCAGGCGTGTTAGCGACAGTGGATGGCAGACCTATCACTAAAAGCGATTTTGATATGATTAAGCAACGAAATCCTAATTTTGATTTTGACAAGCTTAAAGAGAAAGAAAAAGAAGCCTTGATTGAGCAAGCTATCCGCACCGCACTTGTAGAAAATGAGGCTAAGGCAGAAAAGCTCGATCAGACTCCAGAATTTAAAGCGATGATGGAAGCGGTTAAAAAACAGGCTTTAGTGGAATTTTGGGCTAAAAAACAGGCTGAAGAAGTGAAAAAAGTCCAAATCCCAGAAAAAGAAATGCAAGATTTTTACAACGCTAATAAAGATCAGCTTTTTGTCAAGCAAGAAGCCCATGCTAGGCATATTTTAGTGAAAACCGAAGATGAGGCTAAACGGATTATTTCTGAGATTGACAAACAGCCAAAGGCTAAAAAAGAAGCCAAATTCATTGAGTTAGCCAATCGGGATACGATTGATCCTAACAGCAAGAACGCGCAAAATGGCGGTGATTTGGGGAAATTCCAAAAGAACCAAATGGCTCCGGATTTTTCTAAAGCCGCTTTCGCTTTAACTCCTGGGGATTACACTAAAACCCCTGTTAAAACAGAGTTTGGTTATCATATTATCTATTTGATTTCTAAAGATAGCCCTGTAACTTATACTTATGAGCAAGCTAAACCTACCATTAAGGGGATGTTACAAGAAAAGCTTTTCCAAGAACGCATGAATCAACGCATTGAGGAATTAAGGAAGCACGCTAAAATTGTTATCAACAAGTAG
- a CDS encoding class II fructose-bisphosphate aldolase encodes MLVKGNEILLKAHKEGYGVGAFNFVNFEMLNAIFEAGNEENSPLFIQASEGAIKYMGIDMAVGMVKIMCERYPHIPVALHLDHGTTFESCEKAVKAGFTSVMIDASHHAFEENLELTSKVVKMAHNAGVSVEAELGRLMGIEDNISVDEKDAVLVNPKEAEQFVKESQVDYLAPAIGTSHGAFKFKGEPKLDFERLQEVKRLTNIPLVLHGASAIPDNVRKSYLDAGGDLKGSKGVPFEFLQESVKGGINKVNTDTDLRIAFIAEVRKVANEDKSQFDLRKFFSPAQLALKNVVKERMKLLGSANKI; translated from the coding sequence ATGTTAGTTAAAGGCAATGAAATCTTATTGAAAGCCCATAAAGAAGGTTATGGGGTAGGGGCGTTTAATTTCGTGAATTTTGAAATGCTAAACGCTATTTTTGAAGCAGGAAACGAAGAAAATTCCCCGCTTTTCATTCAAGCGAGCGAAGGAGCGATCAAATACATGGGGATTGATATGGCGGTGGGCATGGTGAAAATCATGTGCGAACGCTACCCGCACATTCCTGTAGCCTTACACCTAGATCATGGCACGACTTTTGAAAGCTGCGAAAAAGCCGTGAAAGCGGGTTTCACTTCTGTGATGATTGATGCGTCTCATCATGCTTTTGAAGAAAATTTGGAATTGACTTCTAAAGTGGTCAAAATGGCGCATAACGCTGGGGTGAGCGTGGAAGCGGAGCTGGGGCGTTTGATGGGGATTGAAGACAATATTTCAGTAGATGAAAAAGACGCGGTGTTAGTGAATCCTAAAGAAGCGGAGCAGTTTGTCAAAGAATCTCAAGTGGATTACTTAGCCCCAGCTATTGGGACAAGCCACGGAGCGTTTAAATTTAAGGGCGAGCCAAAATTGGATTTTGAACGCTTGCAAGAAGTCAAAAGGCTCACTAATATCCCTTTAGTTTTGCATGGAGCGAGCGCGATACCAGATAATGTGAGGAAATCTTATTTGGACGCTGGAGGCGATTTGAAAGGCTCTAAGGGCGTGCCTTTTGAATTTTTACAAGAATCCGTGAAAGGGGGGATCAATAAGGTCAATACTGACACGGATTTAAGGATCGCTTTCATCGCAGAAGTGCGCAAGGTGGCCAATGAAGATAAGAGCCAATTTGATTTGAGGAAGTTTTTTTCTCCGGCCCAATTAGCGCTTAAAAATGTGGTCAAAGAGCGCATGAAACTTTTGGGTAGCGCTAATAAAATTTAA
- the efp gene encoding elongation factor P, with amino-acid sequence MAIGMSELKKGLKIELGGVPYRIVEYQHVKPGKGAAFVRAKIKSFLDGKVIEKTFHAGDKCEEPNLVEKTMQYLYHDGDTYQFMDIESYEQIALNDSQVGEASKWMLDGMQVQVLLHNDKAISVDVPQVVALKIVETAPNFKGDTSSASKKPATLETGAVVQVPFHVLEGEVIKVNTETEEYLEKVK; translated from the coding sequence ATGGCAATTGGGATGAGCGAGCTCAAAAAGGGCTTGAAAATTGAATTGGGCGGTGTGCCTTATAGGATTGTAGAATACCAGCATGTCAAGCCCGGCAAGGGTGCGGCTTTTGTGCGTGCGAAAATCAAGTCGTTTTTAGATGGCAAGGTGATTGAGAAGACTTTCCATGCGGGGGATAAGTGCGAAGAGCCTAATCTGGTTGAAAAAACGATGCAATACCTTTATCACGATGGCGACACATACCAATTCATGGATATAGAGAGCTATGAGCAAATCGCTTTGAACGACTCTCAAGTGGGTGAGGCTTCTAAATGGATGCTAGACGGCATGCAAGTGCAGGTTTTATTGCATAATGACAAGGCGATTTCAGTGGATGTGCCGCAAGTTGTGGCTCTAAAGATTGTAGAAACAGCCCCTAATTTTAAGGGCGATACTTCAAGTGCAAGCAAAAAACCAGCGACTTTAGAAACCGGTGCGGTCGTGCAAGTGCCTTTCCATGTTTTAGAAGGTGAGGTAATTAAAGTCAATACGGAAACAGAAGAGTATCTTGAAAAGGTGAAGTGA